The Bacillus thermozeamaize DNA window TAGAACGAATAGAACGAAGCAATGTGGCTTTGATCTTCATTTCGTAAACGTAATGTTGAGGTGATATTTAACGGATGAGGCGGGCGATGTTGCGCGCCGTGTGGGCAAGCAGGGTCCGGGATTCGCGTATGGACTCTTCCAGCGTCATCGGCCGGTTCGGGATGGCGAAGAGGGCATCGAAGTGACGGTTTAAAGCGTTCAGTGTCTCCGCATCGCTGTCGAGGCTGCCGGAGATCAGGATGGTTCTCACGCTGTGTGCTCGGGCCAGGCGGGCAAGGGCAATGGGCAATTTTCCCAGCAAGGTCTGATGGTCCGTTTTTCCCTCGCCTGTGATCAGCCAATCGGCCTGGCGCAGCTTTTCCGGAAGACCGGCGGCTTGCGCGACCAGTTCGGCGCCCGCATGCACCTTTCCCCCGATGCTCATGAGGGCGAACCCCAGCCCTCCAGCCGCTCCGGCACCGGGAAGGTGCTGATAGGAACGGCCGAGATGCCGCTCCACCTTTTCCGCAAAGGAAGCCAGCGCCCGATCCAATCGCTGCACCTGTTCCGGTGTGGCCCCTTTTTGCGGCCCGAAGACAAAAGAGGCTCCTTGCGGTCCGCAGAGCGGACTTTTGACATCGCTGGCGATGAGGATGTCCGTTTCCTTGAGGCGCGGATCCAGCGTGCTGTAGTCGGCGCGGACGATGCGGGTGAGCGCGTCGATCACGGAGCATGCCGGGGCCGGCACCTGTTTGCCATCCGCGTCGACAAAGGTGGCGCCCAAAGCCTGCAGCGTGCCCAGGCCGCCATCGTTCGTCGCGCTGCCGCCGAGGCCGATGATGAGACGGCGGATGCCCTGATCCAGCGCGTGGCGGATGCATTCTCCCAGTCCGTAGGTGGTCAGGTGAACGGGATTGCGCTTTTCCGGAGGCACCAGCGTCAGTCCGGCGACCGCTGCCGTTTCGATGACCGCCGTTTTTGCGTCAGTGCCAGGGGCGCCGGCCAAGATGCCGTAAAAAGTGGGGATGGCTGTGCCCATGGGCCCGGTAGCCGTCAGGCGGATGCGTTCTCCTCCCGTGCCGGCCAGCAGGGCGTCCACGGTGCCTTCGCCGCCGTCCGCCATCGGGACTACGTCCACCTGGGCATCCGGGATTTCGGCGAGAAGGGCGGAACGGATGATGTTGCCGACTTCGATGGCGCTGAGCGATCCTTTGTAAGAGTCTGGGGCGACGACAATGCGCATGCTTTTTTGATCACCTCGATGCAGCGCGTTCTGACTCGATAAGAGTATTCGGCAAAGTCGTTTTGATCCCTTTTATTTCTTTGTTAAGGAATAAATTTGGTAGCCTGATGTTTTTGTGGCCTGAACCGCGCAAGAGGCAAATATCGCAAACAGTACCAAAAAACAAATGTCGGGGCACCTGTTTCCCATAGGCTCCAGGTGTGCCCTGTTTGCGAAAGGTTTCGATGGATGATGCCTGGATTATGCTTGGCCTGATTTGGCCTGTTCGCGCAAGACGTACTTCAGGATTTTGCCGCTGGCGTTGCGGGGCAACGCATCGACGAAGTGATACTGGCGCGGCCGCTTATAGTCCGCCAGCTTGTCGCTGTTCTTGCAGAAGGTTTCCAGATCTTCAGCGGTCAAATTCGGGTCCTTTTTGACGACATAGGCCACGACACGTTCTCCCCACATTTCATCGGGTACGCCGATGACGGCCACATCCAGGACGCCCGGGTGTTCGTAGAGGACATCCTCCACCTCCCGGGGATAGATGTTTTCACCGCCGCTGATCACCATGTCTTTCAGCCGGTCGGCCACATAGAGGTAGCCATCTTCATCGAGGTATCCCAGATCCCCGGAGTGGTACCAGCCCTTGTACAGCGCTTCCGCGGTGGCCTCTTCCCGCTTGTAGTAGCCGACCATCATGCAGGAGCCGCGAACGATGATCTCGCCGACTTCTCCCGGCCGGCAGATATCATCCGGTTCGGAGGGCTGGCCTTCGCGTGGGCGGACGACCCGCAGTTCATGGTTGATGCAGACTTTTCCAGCCGAGCCGGCTTTTGTCAGCTGCTCATCCTCCAGCAGGAAGGTGACGGCAGGTCCCATTTCGGTCATCCCGTATGCCTGGATCAGATCGATGCCCAGCTTCTCCTTGCAGGCCCGGACCAGGGCGGGAGCCATCGGCGCCGCGCCGTACAGCCCTTTGCGCAATGCGCTCAGATCGTATTGCGACAGGTCTTCCTGCAACAGCATATTCCACATGGTCGGCGCGGCGAAGAAATGGTCGATTCGCTCATCTTGTACCAGCTGCAAAATCTTTTTGGGTTCAAAGTGGTGCAGGATCACGCTGCTGGCGCCGATATGGACCCGGGGCAGAAAAACGCAGTGCAGCTCGGCGGCGTGAAACATGGGTCCCACCGCCAGCCCCCGGCTGTTCGGGGTCAGTTTCAGGGCGTTGAGGCAGATCATGTTCTGCTCGATCATATCGCGATGGCGGTGCATGACACCCTTGGGCCGCCCGGTTGTCCCGGAGGTGTACATGATACTGTACAGATCGTTTTCCGATACCTCCACGTCGGGGCGGGCGTCGCTTGCCCCGGCCACTTTTTGCGCATAGCTGTGCGCATACGCCGGCGGCTCCTCGTCCACATACCAGAACTGGATAGACGGGAAACGGTCGTGAATTTTTTCCACCTGCTCCGCCAGCGCCTGTTCAAAAAGGACGACCTTCGGTTCGGCGTCCGAGAGGATGAAGGCCACCTCTTCCGACATGAGGCGGAAGTTGATCGGGTTGATAATGGCCCCGATTTTGGCGCATGCAAAGAGGCAGGTGATCAGTTCGTGCGTATTGTACAGGTAGGTGGAGACGCGGTCGCCCTTTTGCACGCCGGCTTCGATGAGAGCGTTGGCCAGCTTGTTCACCTGCTGGTTCCATTCCGCATAGGTCCAGCGGATGTTTTTCCGCACATCGTAAAGGGCTTCCTTGTCAGGATACCTGATGACGGTTTGATCGAACATGGTGCCCAGGGTATTGTAGAGTGCCACGCGCTTTCTCCTCCTTGTCACACTCGCATTGTATGCGCTTTCAAGAATAGCAAGTTTATCATAGCACATTTCGCATTGGCTGAACAATAGAGAATTTTGTCAGATGGATAATACTGAGACAACCGTATTGGAAAAAAATGTTTTTTAAAAATTACCTGTTAATCGATTATTTGTTATAATAGAAAAAAGCAGATTACATCATGGGGAGTGGTATGATGGACAAGCAGCTAATCATCCTTCATCAACGCAATCAATTGCTGGTCAAACTGCTGTGGTTTTCACTGGCATTAGGGCTTATTGTCAATCTTGCGTCCAGATCGCAACCCATCACGATCATCATACTGGCCACGGTTGGAAGCGCGTTTTGCCTGATCGCGACGTATTTGATCCGGAAAAAGATATTGGTTTCTCATCTCATGTACCTGGTGGTCGTTGCCCTGGCTGTCCTGACCTGGTTGCTGGTAGCCAATGCACCAAAGATCACCATGTACTTTATGATCTACTACAGCCTGGCGGTCATTACGCTGTACCATGATTACAAGCCGCTTGTCTTTTCGGCAGGCATCGGCCTCGTCTTTACCAATCTTTTCTATTTTTTCTATCAGGATACGATGTTTGCGCAAATAGACACCAATGGCCTGATCTCTCTCAATTTGTTTGTGGTTTTAATCTCCGGCGCCTTGATCACGCAGAGTCTGATCGGGAAGAGGATGAGGGAGGAGGCGGATGAAAATCACCGCCAGGTGCTGGCCGCGAAAACCCGGATCGAGGAGGTGTACCAAAAGATCCAGGAAGCGGTGGAGGAATTGGGCCAAATCAGCACCCGGCTGCAGGAGAATGTGAATGTGGCTGGAAGAATTTCCAAGGAGGTGACCGACGCGTTTTCCGAGATTGCCAGCGGTGTGGAATCCCAGGCTGAGAGCGTCAATCAGATTGGCGAGGCGATGGGGCAGATTGATCGGGGCATTGGAAGCGTGACCCATTCTTCCGCCATGATGAAGGAAATTTCTCATCTTACCGGGAAGATGACCCGGGACGGAAACCGGGAGGTGGCCGCACTGTCCGTGGAGATGGACAAGCTGAACGCGATCCTGGCGACCACGGTGCAGTTGATGGATGATCTGAACCGGCACAATCAACACATCGGCGATATCGTCAAGACGATCAACGAGATCGCGGAGCAGACCAATCTGCTGGCGTTAAACGCGGCCATTGAAGCTGCCCGGGCGGGAGAGCATGGACGCGGCTTTGCGGTGGTGTCGGAAGAGGTTCGGAAACTGGCCGAGAATGCACGGCAATCGACGAAAGAAATTGCGGCCATTCTGGAACAGATTCAACAAAAGGCAACAGAGGTGTTCCAACAAATGCATTCCGGAACAGACGCGTTTCGGGCCAGCAGACAGGTGGCTGAAAAGGTGGAGCATGTTTTTGCGGAGATCACCCGGAATACTGAAAAGGTGATCCAACAGGCGGCCGACGTGGAATCACAGCTTCAACAACTGCAAAGCTCGTCGCAACGGGTTGTTCATGAAGCCGCTGCGGTCGCAGGGATCACCCAGCAAGCCGCCTCATCGGTACAGGAGGTGCTTGCTGGGGTGGAAGAACAACAGCGCAGGGTGGAGAATATCGTCGCGAACTTCCGGCAACTGGAACAAATGGCCCGGCAGTTGAAAAACCTGACCGCCGTAGATGCGGGGTAAGTCGGGTGCTTACCCCGCCTTGCGGCACAGTCCATTCCATGTCATTGGATATCGAACTTTACGGTTGGAAGCGAACGTTCCTGTTCAAACGCATAAGCGAAACGGTATAGATTGGCTTCGTCAAACGGCTTTCCGATCAGCTGCATGCCGATGGGCAATCCCGAAGACGAGAAACCGCAAGGCACGGAGAGGCTGGGCAAACCAGCAAAGTTGGTGGGACTTGTCAAACGAACCAGCGCCGCCCGGACGTGTTCTTCCTGTCCACGGATCGATACCTGACGTTGTCCGATGTCCGGCGGCAGGATGGAAATCGTCGGCGTGACAATCACATCCGCTTCTTTCAGCGCATGCATATATTCCTGAACGGCCGCATGTTTCAGCTGCCGGGCATGGATATAAACATGCGCTTTTTCGTCTTGGCCGGTAAGCAACCGTTCTCTTACCTCCGGGTCGTATTGCGCTGATTTCTCCCGGAGCATGGCTTCATGGACCGCATAGGCCTCGCTGCGGATGGTGATTTGCTGTGCCGACAGGATGTTTTGTATGTTGGGCAGATCGATGACGCGGATTTCCGCCCCCAGGTTTTCGAACACGTTCAACGCGTTCCGAACCTGCTGCTCCACTTCTTCCTGCACATGTTCAAAGTAGAAGGAGGAAGGGACGCCGATGACGCTGCCCTTGATGCTTTGCCCGATGAGACGGGTATAGTCTTCCGCGCCGGTCTTTACGGCGTACGGATCCCGTTCGTCGTAACCGGCCAATGCGTTTAATAACAATGCATTGTCCAATACGGTGCGGGTCATCGGTCCCACGTGGTCCAGCGTCCAGCTTAACGGATACACGCCGTATTTGCTGACAAGGCCAAATGTCGGCTTCATGCCGACAATGCCGCAACAACTGGACGGAATGCGTATGGAGCCGCCGGTGTCCGTCCCCAATGCGGCAAAGCACAAAGCCGCCGCGACGGCCGCCCCGGATCCGCTGCTGGATCCTCCCGTGATTTTGGACAAATTGTAAGGGTTTTTCACCGGGCCAAAAGCGGATCGGTCTCCCGTTGGGCCGTAGGCAAACTCGTGGGTGTTTAGCTTTCCGACAATCACCGCCCCGGCCTGCTTCAATTTTTCCACAACGGCCGCGTCGTGATCAGGAATATAATCCTTGAAAATTTCTGAACCCATGGTGGTACGGACGTTTTTCGTATAGATCAAATCTTTTAATCCGATTGGCACGCCATGCAGCGGCCCTCTCCAGTTGCCGGCGGAAATTTCCTTCTCCGCTTGCAACGCGCTTTCCATTGCTTGTTCATGCATGACGGTGATGTATGCGTTTAGTACGGGATTGACTTGTTCGATCCGTTCCAAGAGCGCCCTTGTCACTTCGGCCGGTGATAGCTGTCTCGCTTTGAAGGCGTTCGACAATCTGGCGATATCCCATTGCAAGATGTCTGTTTGAGGTGTATTTGCCATATTGACCTTTCCTTTCGTTAACTTGGGTCAGTTTGCCGTTTTTGTATTGGATGGGTTATGACCCGGTTTGACAAAGAGCATGGCCAACATGCCGACGACAACCGCCACTACGGCAGCTGTGAACATCGAAGTGTAACCGTAATTGGCGACCAAAAATCCGGTCAGCGTAGGCGCGACGATGGTGGCAATATTGGTGAAGAAGTGTGTAACGCCGCCAAACGTGCCTGCCCGATCGGGTTCCGTGTCAATAATCACGGACCAATACACGGAGTTCGGCAGGAAATTGAAGGCGTTTCCGATGGCCATCAAGGCCATCACGGCCACAATGCTGTCGACGACGGGAATCAACAGAAAACAGATGGCTGTCAGGAAAAGGGAAACGACGGCAAGACCGGAACGGGCGATGCGCAGATTCCCCGTTTTGCGCCGCAGCGCGTCAGAAATTTTACCCCCCAACAGCACAGTGAAGCAGGCGCCCACCCAAGGAATCATGCCCAAATACCAGAGCGCGCTGAGCTGAAAGTTGAACACGTCCTGGAGATATTTTGGCGTCCAGGTGAGCAGAAGGAAGTTGACGTACTGAAACGAAAAATAACCGATGGTGTTGAAAACCAAGGTCGGATTTCGGAAGAAGTGGTACCATTTTACGTTGGGATCTGCGGCGCCCACCGTTTTTTCGTTTTCCAGCAAATCAGCTTTGGACCGGATTTCCGCCAACTCTTCTTTCGATACTTTCGGATGATC harbors:
- a CDS encoding long-chain fatty acid--CoA ligase; the encoded protein is MFDQTVIRYPDKEALYDVRKNIRWTYAEWNQQVNKLANALIEAGVQKGDRVSTYLYNTHELITCLFACAKIGAIINPINFRLMSEEVAFILSDAEPKVVLFEQALAEQVEKIHDRFPSIQFWYVDEEPPAYAHSYAQKVAGASDARPDVEVSENDLYSIMYTSGTTGRPKGVMHRHRDMIEQNMICLNALKLTPNSRGLAVGPMFHAAELHCVFLPRVHIGASSVILHHFEPKKILQLVQDERIDHFFAAPTMWNMLLQEDLSQYDLSALRKGLYGAAPMAPALVRACKEKLGIDLIQAYGMTEMGPAVTFLLEDEQLTKAGSAGKVCINHELRVVRPREGQPSEPDDICRPGEVGEIIVRGSCMMVGYYKREEATAEALYKGWYHSGDLGYLDEDGYLYVADRLKDMVISGGENIYPREVEDVLYEHPGVLDVAVIGVPDEMWGERVVAYVVKKDPNLTAEDLETFCKNSDKLADYKRPRQYHFVDALPRNASGKILKYVLREQAKSGQA
- a CDS encoding glutamyl-tRNA amidotransferase, whose amino-acid sequence is MANTPQTDILQWDIARLSNAFKARQLSPAEVTRALLERIEQVNPVLNAYITVMHEQAMESALQAEKEISAGNWRGPLHGVPIGLKDLIYTKNVRTTMGSEIFKDYIPDHDAAVVEKLKQAGAVIVGKLNTHEFAYGPTGDRSAFGPVKNPYNLSKITGGSSSGSGAAVAAALCFAALGTDTGGSIRIPSSCCGIVGMKPTFGLVSKYGVYPLSWTLDHVGPMTRTVLDNALLLNALAGYDERDPYAVKTGAEDYTRLIGQSIKGSVIGVPSSFYFEHVQEEVEQQVRNALNVFENLGAEIRVIDLPNIQNILSAQQITIRSEAYAVHEAMLREKSAQYDPEVRERLLTGQDEKAHVYIHARQLKHAAVQEYMHALKEADVIVTPTISILPPDIGQRQVSIRGQEEHVRAALVRLTSPTNFAGLPSLSVPCGFSSSGLPIGMQLIGKPFDEANLYRFAYAFEQERSLPTVKFDIQ
- a CDS encoding MFS transporter, with translation MRNYRYFIMGMIVFMVVVNYVDRGAIAYAQKDIIAAFGFDAASWGAVLGYFGYGYMVGALFGGALADRKGPKFVWILAGLAWSVFEIATAYAGEIGLALFGGSALAGFAVFRILFGLAEGPTFSTINRTMANWAAPKERGFAVALGLLGTPLGALLTAPVAVALLSITNWKMMFVILGVIGIIWVIIWAKVFTNLPEDHPKVSKEELAEIRSKADLLENEKTVGAADPNVKWYHFFRNPTLVFNTIGYFSFQYVNFLLLTWTPKYLQDVFNFQLSALWYLGMIPWVGACFTVLLGGKISDALRRKTGNLRIARSGLAVVSLFLTAICFLLIPVVDSIVAVMALMAIGNAFNFLPNSVYWSVIIDTEPDRAGTFGGVTHFFTNIATIVAPTLTGFLVANYGYTSMFTAAVVAVVVGMLAMLFVKPGHNPSNTKTAN